TAAAGATTTTGATGTGCTATTTTGTAATTCTGGTCTTACTTCGTTAACAATCACTTTAGCTAATTCGATTCTTTCTTCTGTATCATACCTTTTTGCCATCTGTTCAAAAACGTTATTTTCCATTTATTCTGCTCCTCTTCATAATTAAATTCAGCTACATAATGGATATTATAGCAAGGGTCTCGATAACAAAACACCTCTTCCCGGCATAATCAGGAAGAGGCTATATTAAGAATGATCACGTTTAAATTTTTCTATGTTTATTCATACCACAACATTGCAATTGTCCCTTCGCCTGCATGAACGGCGAGGGTGGAGCTAATGTCGCCGATTTCCACGCTAAGCCCCGGCACTTGGCTGAGAATCAAATCTTTCAATTGCTTTGCCTGTTCCGGTACATTGCCTTGCATTAAATACACATTTCCTTTGCCTTTCGGATGGCCTTCTGCAACCTTATCGACTAAATACTGTAGCGCCTTTTTTTCCGAACGGACTTTATCAATCGCTTCCAATCTCCCATCAGACGTGATTTGGATGATCGGCTTCACTTTCAACAAGCTGCCGAGGAAGAATTGGACGCCACTCATTCGGCCGCCTTTGTACAACTGTTCCAGTTGGCCGATGTAAATGAAATTCTTGAATGTTGACGTCATTTTTTCGAGCTGTTCTTTGATTTCCGGTACGGATGCTCCTTCGTTTTGCAAATTCATCCCTTTCTCTATCAACCCGGTAATCCCATATGACAAGGAGAGGGAATCGATAAAGGTGATAGGGAAGCCCGCGATATCAGCGCCAGCCATGGAAGAGGAGAGAGTGCCGCTCAACTTGGCTGACACATGGATTGCGATTGCTTGCTCATAGTTTTCCGCAATCTTTTTAAACTGCTCGGCAAATTCACCGGCTGACGGTTGGGATGTCTTTGGAAACTCCGTCGCGTTCTTAATGTTTTCGTATAATTGTGTTGGTGTCAGGTCAACACCATCGACAAATTGCTTTTCCCCAAAATGTATATTCAACGGAATCGAATAGAAATCAGGGTGATTTTTCAGTTCTTCTGAAATATAGGCAGTGCTGTCTGTTATCCATGCTATCGGCTTTTTTGTCATTTGGCAGTCATCCTTTTCTAAACATTCGCTTCTTTCATTACTATACTACAGAAAGTAATCCTGCGGAATACAAATAGGATTAAAATTTGGAAGATCATTGAAACTGACGAGGATTTCCCTAGTCGCTCGCTTTTCGTGTATAATGGTCGACAGTATGATACAAAGGGGAGTTCATAATTATGAATGAACAAGCACTTTCGGTAAGAGAAGCAATCATTAACCGCCGCTCGGTTAAAAACTTTAATGGGCAACCGGTCGATCTTGAAAATATAATGTCCATCTTGGAAGATGCCAGATGGGCGCCGAACCATGGCTTACGTAATCCGTGGCGTTTCATCGTTGCCGCCAACCAGGAATACGTAAAGTTCCAGGATGTCCTAAGAGAATATGGCGTTCCTAAGTGGAAAGAGTTGTCTGAGGAGGACTTGGAGAAGCAAATGAAGAAGTTCCGCGCACCTGGAGCTGTCGTCTTCGTCGTCGTCAAAGAGGACGTACGCCAGAAGGAACGACTGGAAGATTTTGCAGCGGCAAGCGCATTAATTCAAAATGCGATGCTTCTTGCATGGGACCAGGGAATCGGGACATGCTGGAAAACACCGCCATTCATCGACAATCCGAAATTCCGTGAAGAGCTTGGCGTAAAGTCTGGCGAGCGGATCATCAGCATGCTGCAATTCGGCTATTACGATGATATTCCAAAAAACCGTGTACGTACACCGCTTGAAGACATCGTCACGTTTTATGGTAAGGAAGATGAACAGGAAGAGGCATAAGATAAAAGAGCTGTCCAGAAAGTCGACTAATGACTTTCTGAGACAGCTCTATTTTTAATGAAGGAGTGCCGCGCTCAAAATTCCAATTCCGCGCCCAAGACAAGCTGCTCTGCGCTCAAAGCCGCCTCATATTCAAATTTATTTCTTCAAATCATCCTTCGAAAACTGAGCAAGCTCATAATAATAATCCCCAATAACGCGCAAGCCTTTATCGAAGTTCTCCAAATGGAAATGCTCGTTAGGGGCATGGAAATTCTCGCTCGACAGGCCGAATCCCATAAGGACAACCGGCAAATTCAAAATTTCATCGAATGCTGCCACGATCGGAATCGACCCGCCCATTCGCGTAAAAGCGGTCGGCACATCATATACTTTTTCATATGACTTGCCTGCAGCTTGGATGGCTGGATGATCGAAAGGCGTGATAAAAGGCTTTCCTTTATCGAACTCGCTCACCGTCACCGATACACCGGCAGGTTTATGCTTTTCGATATGAGCCTTCAATTTCTTTACGATGTCCTCCGGATCCTGGTCGGGAACGAGACGGCAAGTGATTTTTGCGCCGGCTTCAGATGGCAATACGGTTTTGATGCCTTCTCCTGAGAAGCCACCGAAGACGCCATTGACTTCCAAAGTAGGGCGTGTCCATGTCCGCTCCAAGTACGAATAGCCTTTTTCGCCGAATAGCTCGCCGACGCCGATTTCCTGCTTCAAT
The sequence above is drawn from the Sporosarcina luteola genome and encodes:
- a CDS encoding DegV family protein produces the protein MTKKPIAWITDSTAYISEELKNHPDFYSIPLNIHFGEKQFVDGVDLTPTQLYENIKNATEFPKTSQPSAGEFAEQFKKIAENYEQAIAIHVSAKLSGTLSSSMAGADIAGFPITFIDSLSLSYGITGLIEKGMNLQNEGASVPEIKEQLEKMTSTFKNFIYIGQLEQLYKGGRMSGVQFFLGSLLKVKPIIQITSDGRLEAIDKVRSEKKALQYLVDKVAEGHPKGKGNVYLMQGNVPEQAKQLKDLILSQVPGLSVEIGDISSTLAVHAGEGTIAMLWYE
- a CDS encoding nitroreductase family protein, coding for MNEQALSVREAIINRRSVKNFNGQPVDLENIMSILEDARWAPNHGLRNPWRFIVAANQEYVKFQDVLREYGVPKWKELSEEDLEKQMKKFRAPGAVVFVVVKEDVRQKERLEDFAAASALIQNAMLLAWDQGIGTCWKTPPFIDNPKFREELGVKSGERIISMLQFGYYDDIPKNRVRTPLEDIVTFYGKEDEQEEA